Proteins from a single region of Dysosmobacter acutus:
- a CDS encoding DegV family protein, with amino-acid sequence MTWNIVCDSSCDLRKSDLVSDAARFDVIPLKLLVGDKEYVDDGSLSIPRLLQAMECSKDASSTACPSPDAFVQSFLQADNSICVTISSQLSGTYNAAMTARDMVLETHPEKKICIIDSKAAGTVSALIAFRAKELIEAGGSFEDVARALREYAASLRITFTLCNFSNLIKAGRMKSFVGSVLTNLGIHVIADNTPQGTIHIAGKARGEMKTYKSIVRMMAENKSLDGLPVTISHCENLAGAMKLKQLILQELPVSSVTLYSCKGLCSFYAMEKGILVAY; translated from the coding sequence ATGACTTGGAATATTGTTTGTGACAGCAGCTGCGACCTGCGTAAAAGTGATCTGGTCAGTGACGCGGCGCGCTTTGACGTCATCCCGCTGAAGCTGCTTGTGGGCGATAAGGAATACGTGGATGACGGCAGTCTCTCCATCCCCAGGCTCCTTCAGGCCATGGAGTGCTCCAAGGACGCCTCCTCCACCGCCTGTCCCTCTCCGGACGCCTTTGTGCAGTCTTTTTTGCAGGCTGACAACTCCATCTGTGTCACTATCTCCAGCCAGCTGTCCGGCACGTATAACGCCGCCATGACAGCCCGGGACATGGTATTGGAAACCCATCCGGAGAAAAAAATCTGCATCATCGATTCCAAAGCCGCGGGCACTGTGTCCGCGCTTATCGCCTTTCGCGCCAAGGAACTCATCGAGGCAGGCGGAAGCTTTGAAGACGTTGCCCGGGCACTGCGGGAGTATGCCGCCTCGCTGCGGATCACTTTCACGCTGTGCAATTTCAGCAACCTCATCAAGGCCGGTCGGATGAAATCCTTTGTGGGCTCCGTCCTCACCAACTTAGGCATCCACGTCATCGCGGACAATACGCCCCAGGGCACCATCCATATCGCCGGAAAGGCCAGAGGCGAAATGAAAACCTATAAGTCCATCGTCAGAATGATGGCGGAGAACAAGTCTTTGGATGGCCTTCCGGTGACCATCTCCCACTGTGAAAACCTGGCAGGCGCCATGAAGCTCAAGCAGCTGATCCTCCAGGAGCTTCCCGTCTCCAGTGTCACGCTTTACAGCTGCAAGGGGCTTTGCAGCTTTTACGCCATGGAAAAGGGCATTTTGGTGGCCTATTGA
- a CDS encoding putative bifunctional diguanylate cyclase/phosphodiesterase, with product MAANEIPSALTLELYSLGQFAMRAAQGLCCIYLYCTPHAQMEESFFVDPREAEIPGPIRQLLKQLAKDGASVPPEDGRLFARQLRLQEGGAFGAVCFARGDGPWPEAEHPLLESIAAVYAYALRAEWDRRDASLQNWVWSKMMDSTNACIYVTDPQTDEILFMNQAMKQAFSLEDPEGKLCWQVLQYGQQGRCAFCPVQMLTEDGSAPSCVWEEQNPVTGRTYENYDSLMRWTDGRLVHFHHSTDVTETRRLYQAAMIDELTGALSRRAGKQSLSLLLEKIGGGEPLCVCMLDVNGLKAVNDLHGHAAGDSLLKRVASTVRRMLHGEEFFMRLSGDEFVAVLPGVRQNEATARIQAMLEELSRDRPAFFPEGDAFCYGVIEVRDRIAMQDALARADERMYQQKRRVHIRRAEALLDQPQSRGPSAPFSYDANLLYDALVASTDDYVYVCDMKTGVFRYTSAMVAEFGLPGEVIPNAAAVWGAKVHPHDKRVFLESNQEIIDGRTDVHCVEYRAQNVRGEWLWLRCRGHLQRDESGDPALFAGFITNLGKKNKLDPLTGLFNKFELENDVTQLLDGSTPKPLTFMLLGIDDFKHINSLYDRVFGDEVIRIVAHRLRSLLPPNSTVYRLDGDEFAILMRGSSRTAADQLFRLIRESFSEQQVFDEKKFYCTLSGGCVFAPDNGSSYVELARCASYALEYAKRRGKNRLERYTHEIVAGRRRTLELTELLRESVEHGFENFELYYQPVFNMSRQVIGAEALARWSCAKYGPVSPAEFIPLLEQSGLILPVGRWIFREVLSTCVSWERDMSDLAISINLSYLQLQDESFFPFMLDTVKESGADPRHIVLELTESYLAANMDRVAQLLTDTRRSGIRVAMDDFGTGYSSLGVLKTAPIDIAKIDRTFVKGIQSSTFDSAFLRLVVELCGVLGIDTCLEGVETEDEFDAVRSMSLSYIQGFLLGRPLPAEEFRRSFLLQS from the coding sequence GTGGCAGCAAATGAAATCCCTTCCGCGCTCACCCTTGAATTGTACAGCCTTGGGCAGTTCGCCATGCGCGCGGCCCAGGGCTTATGTTGCATTTACCTCTATTGCACGCCCCATGCACAAATGGAGGAATCCTTTTTTGTGGACCCTCGGGAAGCGGAGATACCCGGGCCCATCCGGCAGCTGCTGAAGCAGCTTGCAAAAGACGGCGCGTCCGTCCCTCCGGAGGATGGGCGGCTTTTTGCCCGGCAGCTTCGGCTGCAGGAGGGAGGCGCTTTCGGCGCTGTCTGCTTTGCCCGCGGCGACGGCCCATGGCCGGAGGCGGAGCATCCGCTGCTGGAGAGCATCGCCGCCGTCTATGCCTACGCGCTGCGCGCCGAGTGGGACCGGCGGGACGCTTCCCTTCAGAATTGGGTCTGGAGCAAAATGATGGACAGCACCAACGCCTGTATTTACGTCACCGATCCCCAGACCGACGAGATTCTCTTCATGAACCAGGCCATGAAGCAGGCCTTCAGCCTGGAGGACCCGGAGGGAAAACTCTGCTGGCAGGTGCTCCAGTACGGCCAGCAGGGCCGGTGTGCCTTCTGCCCCGTGCAGATGCTGACCGAGGACGGCAGCGCGCCCTCCTGTGTGTGGGAGGAGCAAAACCCCGTCACCGGACGCACCTATGAAAACTACGACAGCTTGATGCGCTGGACCGACGGGCGGCTGGTGCATTTCCATCACTCCACCGATGTCACGGAAACCCGCCGCCTCTATCAGGCCGCCATGATCGACGAGCTCACCGGGGCCCTCAGCCGTCGGGCTGGCAAACAGTCCCTCTCCCTTCTGCTGGAAAAGATCGGCGGAGGAGAACCGCTGTGCGTGTGCATGCTGGATGTCAATGGGCTGAAAGCAGTCAACGACCTCCATGGCCACGCCGCCGGCGACAGCCTCCTAAAGCGCGTGGCCTCCACAGTGCGCCGGATGCTCCACGGGGAGGAGTTCTTCATGCGTCTGAGCGGAGACGAGTTCGTGGCTGTGCTGCCCGGCGTGCGGCAAAATGAGGCCACCGCCCGGATTCAGGCAATGCTGGAGGAGCTTAGCCGGGATCGCCCCGCCTTCTTCCCGGAGGGAGACGCCTTTTGCTATGGTGTGATCGAGGTGCGGGACCGGATTGCAATGCAGGACGCGCTGGCCCGGGCGGACGAGCGCATGTACCAGCAAAAGCGCAGAGTACACATCCGCCGCGCCGAGGCGCTGCTGGATCAGCCCCAGAGCCGAGGCCCCAGCGCCCCCTTTTCCTATGACGCCAACCTCCTCTATGACGCCCTTGTGGCAAGTACAGACGACTATGTCTATGTCTGCGACATGAAAACCGGCGTCTTTCGTTATACAAGCGCCATGGTGGCGGAGTTCGGCCTTCCCGGGGAGGTCATCCCCAATGCGGCGGCGGTCTGGGGCGCCAAAGTGCATCCCCACGACAAGCGGGTCTTTCTGGAGTCAAACCAGGAGATCATCGATGGGCGCACCGACGTCCACTGCGTGGAGTACCGGGCTCAGAACGTGCGGGGCGAATGGCTGTGGCTGCGCTGCCGGGGACATCTCCAGCGGGATGAATCCGGCGATCCCGCCCTGTTCGCGGGGTTCATTACCAATCTGGGCAAAAAGAACAAGCTGGACCCGCTGACCGGGCTTTTTAACAAGTTCGAGTTGGAAAACGATGTGACGCAGCTGCTGGATGGTTCCACCCCCAAGCCGCTGACCTTTATGCTGTTGGGCATCGACGACTTCAAGCACATCAACTCCCTGTACGACCGCGTGTTCGGAGACGAGGTCATCCGCATCGTGGCCCACCGGCTGCGGTCCCTGCTGCCCCCCAATTCCACTGTGTACCGGCTGGACGGCGACGAATTTGCCATATTGATGCGTGGCAGCAGCCGCACCGCCGCCGACCAGCTGTTCCGTCTCATCCGGGAGTCTTTCAGTGAACAGCAGGTCTTCGATGAGAAGAAGTTTTACTGCACCCTCTCCGGCGGCTGTGTGTTTGCGCCGGACAACGGCTCCTCCTATGTGGAGCTCGCCCGCTGCGCCTCCTATGCGCTGGAGTACGCCAAGCGGCGGGGCAAAAACCGCCTGGAGCGCTATACCCACGAGATCGTGGCGGGCCGGCGCCGCACCCTTGAACTGACGGAGTTGCTGCGGGAAAGCGTGGAGCATGGCTTTGAGAACTTTGAACTGTACTACCAGCCAGTCTTCAACATGTCCCGTCAGGTGATCGGCGCCGAGGCGCTGGCCAGATGGAGCTGCGCCAAGTATGGGCCGGTCTCCCCTGCCGAGTTCATTCCCCTGCTGGAGCAGAGCGGGCTGATCCTGCCGGTGGGACGCTGGATCTTCCGTGAGGTCTTATCCACCTGCGTCAGCTGGGAACGGGATATGTCCGACCTTGCCATCAGCATCAACCTCTCCTATCTCCAGCTCCAGGACGAAAGCTTCTTCCCCTTTATGCTGGACACCGTAAAGGAGTCAGGGGCTGACCCCCGCCACATTGTGCTGGAGCTGACGGAGAGCTACCTTGCCGCCAACATGGACCGGGTGGCGCAGCTGCTCACCGATACCCGGCGCAGCGGCATCCGTGTTGCGATGGACGATTTTGGCACCGGCTACTCCTCCCTTGGCGTGCTGAAAACCGCGCCCATCGACATTGCCAAAATTGACCGCACCTTTGTCAAGGGCATCCAGTCCAGCACCTTTGACAGCGCCTTTTTGCGCCTTGTGGTGGAGCTGTGCGGCGTACTGGGCATCGACACGTGCCTGGAAGGCGTGGAGACGGAGGATGAATTTGACGCGGTGCGCTCCATGTCCCTCAGCTATATTCAGGGATTTCTTCTGGGCCGTCCCCTTCCCGCCGAAGAATTCCGCCGCAGTTTCCTTCTTCAATCATAA
- a CDS encoding NfeD family protein encodes MIPVMTIVWLIAIVVFAVVEAVTAGLVSIWFVAGSLAALIAAIAGASELVQIILFVAVSAIALAVTRPLVKKYARGKAVPTNLDRVIGEHGKVTEEINNDNATGAVYVDGKTWTARSVDGTVIPAGEQVQIVKMEGVRLFVKLSEKLEVVK; translated from the coding sequence ATGATCCCTGTAATGACGATCGTCTGGCTCATCGCCATCGTGGTATTCGCGGTGGTGGAAGCGGTGACGGCAGGGCTGGTCTCCATTTGGTTTGTGGCCGGGTCCCTGGCGGCGCTGATCGCGGCCATCGCCGGAGCCAGTGAACTTGTACAGATTATCCTCTTTGTGGCGGTCTCCGCCATAGCGCTGGCGGTGACCCGGCCGCTGGTGAAAAAATACGCCCGCGGCAAAGCCGTGCCCACCAATCTGGACCGGGTCATCGGCGAGCATGGCAAGGTAACAGAGGAGATCAACAACGACAACGCAACCGGCGCCGTCTATGTGGACGGCAAGACCTGGACCGCCCGCAGCGTGGACGGCACAGTGATCCCCGCCGGCGAGCAGGTTCAGATTGTGAAAATGGAGGGCGTCCGGCTCTTCGTAAAATTAAGTGAAAAATTGGAGGTAGTCAAATGA
- the abc-f gene encoding ribosomal protection-like ABC-F family protein, producing MSMIQVTNLTFAYEGSYDFIFEDVSFQIDTNWKTGLIGRNGRGKTTLLRLLRGEFDYEGSIEAPVDVDYFPNPVPDPSLSTADVLERICPEAMEWELLRELGQLKVDGSVLRRPFSTLSGGEQIKVQMAALFCRESHFLLLDEPTNHLDADARRTVAAYLRGKRGFILVSHDRAFLDGCVDHILSINKSNVEVQRGTFSSWWENKQRQDAWEQERNQQLRQDIGRLQSAADRAAQWSSRTEKGKFHAENSGLRPDRGFVGHKAAKMMQHSKSIEQRRRKAAEEKGELLKNLEKAEPLKLHPVLYHASRLVELRSVSVAYDGREVCAPVSFTLCRGERIALSGRNGSGKSSLLRLICGEEVPHTGVCTVPDRLIISRVPQSTEGLRGPLRCYARACGVDETLFLAILRKLDLDRVQFEKDLSEYSEGQKKKVLIARSLSESAHLYVWDEPLNYIDIYSRMQVEELIREFQPTMLFVEHDAAFRENAATAVVDL from the coding sequence ATGTCAATGATTCAGGTGACCAATCTCACCTTCGCCTATGAGGGCAGCTATGATTTCATTTTTGAGGACGTCAGCTTTCAGATCGACACAAACTGGAAGACAGGCCTCATCGGGCGCAACGGACGTGGCAAGACCACGCTGCTGCGCCTGCTGCGGGGGGAGTTCGACTACGAGGGCTCCATTGAAGCCCCGGTGGATGTTGACTACTTTCCCAATCCGGTGCCGGACCCGTCGCTCTCCACGGCGGATGTGCTGGAGCGGATATGCCCGGAGGCCATGGAGTGGGAGCTGCTCCGGGAGTTAGGGCAGCTGAAGGTGGACGGCTCCGTGCTCCGCCGCCCCTTCTCCACGCTGTCTGGCGGCGAACAGATCAAAGTGCAGATGGCGGCCCTTTTTTGCAGGGAGAGTCATTTTTTGCTGTTGGATGAGCCCACAAACCATCTGGACGCCGATGCGAGGCGCACAGTGGCCGCCTATCTCAGGGGAAAGCGGGGGTTCATTCTGGTCTCCCACGACAGGGCCTTTTTAGACGGCTGTGTGGACCATATTCTCTCCATCAACAAGTCCAATGTGGAAGTGCAAAGGGGCACATTTTCCTCTTGGTGGGAGAATAAACAGCGCCAGGACGCCTGGGAGCAGGAGCGAAACCAGCAGCTCCGCCAGGACATCGGACGGCTCCAGTCGGCTGCCGACCGGGCGGCACAGTGGTCAAGCCGGACGGAAAAGGGGAAATTCCATGCGGAAAACTCCGGACTGCGGCCGGACAGGGGCTTTGTGGGCCACAAGGCGGCCAAGATGATGCAGCACTCCAAGTCCATTGAGCAGCGGCGGAGAAAGGCCGCGGAGGAAAAGGGGGAGCTGCTGAAAAACTTGGAGAAGGCGGAGCCGCTGAAGCTTCATCCCGTTTTGTACCACGCCTCCCGGCTGGTGGAGCTGCGGAGTGTGTCCGTGGCCTATGACGGCCGGGAAGTCTGCGCCCCGGTGAGCTTTACGCTGTGCCGGGGGGAGCGGATCGCTCTGAGCGGCCGCAACGGCTCCGGAAAGTCCAGCCTGCTGCGGCTGATCTGCGGGGAGGAGGTGCCCCACACCGGCGTGTGCACGGTTCCGGACCGGCTGATCATCTCCCGTGTGCCCCAGAGCACCGAAGGGCTGCGGGGACCGCTGAGGTGCTATGCCCGGGCCTGCGGCGTGGACGAGACGCTGTTTCTGGCCATATTGCGCAAGCTGGACCTCGATCGGGTTCAGTTTGAAAAGGACCTGAGCGAGTACTCCGAGGGGCAGAAGAAAAAGGTGCTCATTGCCAGAAGCCTTTCTGAGAGCGCCCACCTGTATGTCTGGGACGAGCCGCTGAACTATATCGACATCTACTCCCGCATGCAGGTGGAGGAGTTGATCCGGGAGTTTCAGCCCACCATGCTCTTTGTGGAGCACGACGCAGCCTTCCGGGAAAACGCGGCCACGGCGGTGGTCGACCTGTAA
- a CDS encoding THUMP domain-containing class I SAM-dependent RNA methyltransferase codes for MTLTVPCLFGLESLVADEMKRLSLREVRAENGRVHCLGSEADIPRLNLNLRCGARVLMELGSFPAATFDQLFEGVRALPWEDYIPRDGEFPVKGYTLNSILHSVPACQAIVKKASAKRLGQSYGVETLPETGSRYQIQFSIIKDVATLYLDTSGDGLYKRGYRARNMGAPLRETLAAALVTLSRYRSRDPFCDPFCGSGTIPIEAALIAKNRAPGLDRSFSAQRWKTLPSRLWTDAAQEAMDREFHGAYDIWGGDIDPAAVELARHNAELAGVDDCVRFEVADAAAFRRDSEYGQLVTNPPYGERLMERSEAEALYRMFGKALLTLPPKWRVVVLSSHTEFERSFGRPALKKRKLYNGMIKCDAFFYGGK; via the coding sequence ATGACGCTGACCGTCCCCTGCCTCTTCGGCCTGGAGAGTCTGGTGGCCGACGAGATGAAACGCCTAAGCCTTCGGGAGGTCCGTGCGGAAAACGGCCGGGTTCACTGCCTGGGCTCGGAGGCCGACATTCCCCGGCTGAACCTGAACCTGCGCTGCGGCGCCCGGGTGCTGATGGAGCTTGGCTCCTTCCCCGCCGCCACCTTTGACCAGCTTTTTGAGGGCGTCCGCGCCCTGCCCTGGGAGGACTACATCCCCCGGGATGGCGAGTTCCCCGTCAAGGGCTACACTCTGAACTCCATCCTCCACTCAGTTCCGGCCTGCCAGGCCATTGTGAAGAAGGCCTCCGCCAAACGGCTGGGGCAGTCTTACGGCGTGGAGACGCTGCCGGAGACCGGCAGCCGCTACCAGATTCAGTTCTCCATCATCAAGGACGTGGCCACGCTGTATCTGGACACCTCCGGAGACGGTCTTTACAAGCGGGGCTATCGGGCCCGGAACATGGGCGCGCCGCTGCGGGAGACGCTGGCCGCCGCCCTGGTGACGCTGTCCCGCTACCGGAGCCGCGACCCCTTCTGCGACCCCTTCTGCGGCTCCGGCACCATTCCCATCGAGGCCGCCCTCATTGCCAAAAACAGGGCGCCGGGCCTGGACCGCAGCTTTTCCGCCCAGCGGTGGAAAACCCTGCCCTCCCGTCTCTGGACCGACGCGGCCCAGGAGGCCATGGACCGGGAGTTCCACGGCGCCTATGACATCTGGGGCGGCGATATCGACCCGGCGGCGGTGGAGCTTGCCCGGCACAACGCGGAGCTTGCCGGGGTGGACGACTGCGTCCGCTTTGAGGTGGCCGACGCCGCCGCGTTCCGCCGTGACAGCGAGTACGGCCAGCTGGTCACCAATCCCCCCTATGGCGAGCGGCTCATGGAGCGCTCGGAAGCGGAAGCCCTTTACAGGATGTTTGGCAAGGCGCTGCTGACCCTGCCTCCCAAGTGGCGGGTGGTGGTGCTCTCCTCCCACACGGAGTTTGAGCGTTCCTTCGGCCGTCCGGCGTTGAAAAAGCGCAAGCTATACAACGGGATGATCAAGTGTGACGCCTTCTTCTACGGGGGAAAATAA
- a CDS encoding SPFH domain-containing protein: MNGLGWIPVLVLVLLIVLLIITNIHIVQQSRAYVVERLGAFHSVWNVGMHFKVPFIMRIAKKVSLKEQVADFAPQPVITKDNVTMQIDTVIYFQITDPKLYTYGVEHPMNAIENLTATTLRNIIGDMELDQSLTSRDIINSRMRAILDEATDPWGIKVNRVELKNIIPPKEIQNAMEKQMKAERERRESILQAEGQKASQILVAEGEKESAILRADAAKQAAIMKADGEAQAIKLVQEALAASIKLMNEANPNDQVIKIKALEAFQKVADGQATKIIIPSEIQGLAGLAASAKALMESDK; this comes from the coding sequence ATGAATGGTTTGGGCTGGATTCCCGTATTGGTGCTGGTACTGCTGATCGTGCTGCTCATCATCACCAACATCCATATTGTGCAGCAGTCCCGGGCGTATGTGGTGGAGCGCCTGGGCGCTTTCCACAGCGTGTGGAACGTGGGTATGCATTTTAAGGTCCCCTTTATTATGCGCATTGCAAAGAAGGTATCCCTGAAGGAGCAGGTGGCGGACTTCGCGCCCCAGCCTGTGATCACCAAGGACAACGTCACCATGCAGATCGACACGGTGATCTATTTCCAGATCACCGATCCCAAGCTTTATACGTACGGCGTGGAGCATCCCATGAACGCCATTGAGAACCTGACGGCCACCACGCTGCGAAACATCATCGGCGACATGGAGCTGGATCAGTCCCTGACAAGCCGCGACATCATCAACTCCCGGATGCGCGCCATTTTGGACGAGGCCACCGACCCCTGGGGCATCAAGGTCAACCGGGTGGAGCTGAAGAACATCATCCCGCCCAAGGAGATCCAGAACGCCATGGAGAAGCAGATGAAGGCGGAGCGCGAGCGCCGTGAATCCATCCTCCAGGCCGAGGGCCAGAAGGCCAGCCAGATCCTTGTGGCCGAAGGTGAGAAGGAGTCCGCCATTTTGCGGGCCGACGCCGCCAAGCAGGCCGCCATTATGAAGGCCGACGGCGAGGCCCAGGCCATCAAACTGGTACAGGAGGCTCTGGCCGCTTCCATCAAACTGATGAACGAGGCGAATCCCAACGACCAGGTCATCAAGATTAAGGCCCTGGAGGCATTCCAGAAGGTGGCGGACGGGCAGGCCACCAAGATCATCATCCCCTCTGAGATTCAGGGCCTGGCAGGGCTTGCCGCCTCCGCCAAGGCTCTCATGGAATCCGACAAGTAA
- a CDS encoding DHHW family protein, whose amino-acid sequence MDKLKQILTASLLGLMVLVFSLAGLLLPDQESSREERRKLQTLPEFSWSRDYGEDLETYFADQMILRRELRTAKGWFSTKVMGRLDNGGYYQAGNVICKMEYPLDEKQVGYAADRLAGVYEDFLKGTNLRWAVIPDKGYYAGEGRPGLDYERLAERMLESLGDWGEYVDLFEVLSLEDYYATDTHWRQERLFPAAAALLKSFGLEGPDRKHYTAHEIDGFMGAYFGASGLPAKPETLTYLTSPLTEHAVVTSAEEAGTMPLYTLNQWEESLDGYNIFLGGPQAVVTVENPLAEEERELVLFRDSFGSSIAPLLLEGYSKVTLVDLRYIAPELLPQYVDMAAADDVLMLFSVQVLNAGRILK is encoded by the coding sequence ATGGACAAGCTGAAACAAATTCTGACCGCGTCTCTTTTGGGGCTGATGGTCCTTGTCTTTTCCCTTGCGGGGCTTTTGCTGCCGGATCAGGAGAGCTCCCGGGAGGAGCGGCGCAAACTCCAGACCCTCCCGGAATTTTCCTGGAGCAGGGATTATGGAGAGGATCTTGAAACGTATTTTGCCGACCAGATGATCCTGCGCCGGGAGCTGCGGACGGCAAAGGGCTGGTTTTCCACCAAGGTGATGGGGCGGCTGGATAACGGAGGCTATTATCAGGCAGGAAATGTGATCTGCAAGATGGAATATCCCCTGGATGAAAAGCAGGTGGGATATGCCGCGGACCGTCTGGCCGGTGTATATGAGGACTTTTTGAAAGGAACCAACCTCCGCTGGGCGGTGATTCCCGACAAGGGATACTACGCCGGGGAGGGCCGTCCGGGACTGGACTACGAACGGCTGGCGGAGCGGATGTTGGAATCATTAGGCGATTGGGGGGAGTATGTGGACCTCTTCGAGGTGCTGAGCCTGGAGGACTACTATGCCACAGACACCCATTGGCGGCAGGAACGCCTCTTCCCGGCCGCGGCCGCTCTTCTTAAGAGCTTTGGCCTGGAGGGGCCGGATCGGAAGCACTACACGGCCCATGAGATAGATGGGTTTATGGGAGCCTACTTCGGCGCCTCCGGCCTCCCGGCAAAGCCGGAGACGCTGACTTATCTCACCAGTCCCTTGACGGAGCATGCGGTGGTCACCAGTGCGGAGGAGGCGGGCACGATGCCGCTTTACACCCTGAACCAGTGGGAGGAATCCCTGGACGGCTACAACATCTTTTTGGGCGGGCCCCAGGCGGTGGTGACGGTGGAGAACCCATTGGCGGAGGAGGAGCGGGAGCTGGTGCTCTTTCGGGACTCCTTCGGCAGTTCCATTGCGCCGCTGCTGTTGGAGGGATACAGCAAGGTGACTCTGGTGGACCTGCGCTACATTGCCCCGGAGCTGCTGCCCCAGTACGTGGACATGGCGGCGGCGGATGATGTGCTGATGCTCTTTTCCGTGCAGGTTCTCAATGCCGGGAGGATTTTGAAGTAA
- a CDS encoding ribonuclease J — MAEKMKIIPLGGLNEIGKNMTVYEFGGEIIVVDCGMAFPGDDLYGIDLVIPDVSYLIKNRSRIRGLFLTHGHEDHIGAIPYVLKQVNMPIYCTRLTAGLVKLKLEEHGLIKSTKLITVEAGETVRAGKFNVEFIHVNHSIADSVAFAIHTHMGTVVHTGDFKIDSTPIDGEVIDLARLGELGKEGVLALCADSTNVERPGFTMSEKAVGHTFKRLFAGCDQRIIVTTFASNVHRVQQVIDAAAENGRKVAVTGRSMENIMKVSTELGYMKVPKNTLMDIAKIKSLPKNKQVIVTTGSQGEEMSALYRMAFSTHKQIDVGPGDKVIISASAIPGNEKTVSRVVNELFRKGVEVCYNRSDMLHVSGHACQEELKIIHALTRPRFFVPLHGEQRMLQIHSRLAQDMGIEPTHVAIAENGSIIELTTKTMKLNGSVPSGEVFVDGSGVGDVGAVVLRDRKRLAEDGMVVVVLPVSAQNGALLSPPEIITRGFIYVKESESLMAELQNVAMEAAESGSRKRRDDGELRGTVKSAVSNYLFKTTKRSPMVIPVVTRL; from the coding sequence ATGGCAGAAAAAATGAAAATCATCCCTCTTGGCGGGCTCAACGAGATCGGCAAGAACATGACCGTATACGAATTCGGCGGTGAAATCATCGTGGTGGACTGCGGCATGGCCTTTCCGGGTGACGACCTCTATGGCATCGACCTGGTGATTCCCGACGTGAGCTACCTCATCAAGAACCGCAGCCGCATCCGCGGACTGTTTCTGACCCACGGGCATGAGGATCACATCGGAGCCATCCCCTACGTGCTCAAGCAGGTGAACATGCCCATCTACTGCACCCGCCTGACCGCGGGGCTGGTCAAGCTCAAGTTAGAGGAGCACGGGCTCATCAAGTCCACCAAGCTCATCACCGTGGAGGCCGGCGAAACGGTCCGGGCGGGGAAGTTCAACGTGGAGTTCATCCACGTAAACCACTCCATCGCTGATTCCGTGGCCTTTGCCATCCACACCCATATGGGCACAGTGGTCCATACCGGCGACTTCAAGATCGACTCCACGCCCATCGACGGCGAGGTCATCGATCTGGCCCGTCTGGGCGAACTGGGCAAGGAGGGCGTGCTGGCCCTGTGCGCCGACTCCACCAACGTGGAGCGGCCCGGCTTCACCATGAGTGAAAAGGCGGTGGGCCACACTTTTAAGCGGTTGTTTGCCGGATGCGACCAGCGGATCATCGTCACCACCTTTGCCTCCAACGTCCACCGGGTTCAGCAGGTCATCGACGCCGCCGCGGAAAACGGCCGCAAGGTGGCTGTCACCGGCCGGAGCATGGAGAACATCATGAAGGTTTCCACAGAGCTTGGCTATATGAAGGTGCCCAAAAACACCCTGATGGACATTGCCAAAATCAAGTCCCTGCCCAAGAACAAGCAGGTCATCGTCACCACCGGCAGCCAGGGCGAGGAGATGTCCGCTCTGTACCGCATGGCTTTTTCCACCCACAAGCAGATCGATGTGGGTCCTGGCGACAAGGTCATCATCTCCGCCTCCGCCATCCCCGGAAACGAAAAGACCGTCAGCCGGGTGGTCAATGAGCTCTTCCGCAAGGGTGTGGAGGTTTGCTACAACCGCAGCGACATGCTTCACGTCTCCGGCCACGCCTGCCAGGAGGAGCTGAAGATCATCCACGCCCTGACCCGTCCCCGGTTCTTTGTCCCGCTCCACGGCGAGCAGCGGATGCTGCAGATTCATTCCCGCCTGGCCCAGGACATGGGCATCGAGCCCACCCATGTGGCCATTGCGGAAAACGGCAGCATCATTGAGCTGACCACCAAGACCATGAAGCTCAACGGCTCCGTTCCCTCCGGAGAGGTATTTGTGGACGGCTCCGGCGTGGGCGATGTGGGCGCGGTGGTCCTGCGGGACCGCAAGCGTCTGGCGGAGGACGGCATGGTGGTCGTGGTGCTGCCCGTGTCCGCCCAAAACGGCGCTCTGCTCTCCCCGCCCGAGATCATCACCCGGGGCTTCATCTATGTGAAGGAATCGGAAAGCCTGATGGCGGAGCTTCAAAACGTAGCCATGGAGGCCGCTGAGTCCGGCTCCCGCAAGCGCCGGGATGACGGCGAGCTGCGGGGCACGGTGAAGTCCGCGGTCAGCAACTACCTCTTCAAAACCACCAAGCGCAGCCCCATGGTCATTCCCGTTGTGACCCGGCTGTGA